In Oceanococcus sp. HetDA_MAG_MS8, the following proteins share a genomic window:
- a CDS encoding efflux RND transporter permease subunit — protein sequence MITRLVQWSLQQRGLVLLGSALALLLGVWAWQSTPVDAIPDLSETQVIIRATWTGQAPEVVEQQLTYPLTSALLGVPGARTVRGYSFFGDAYVYVIFDDHTDLYWARSRVLESLSQVQSQLPPEAQTQLGPDATGVGWVYEYALVDRSGGHDLHQLTTLQNWTLRYALQAVPGVAEVATVGGMVQQYQVQVDPLRLQAYNLELETVIRALGQASAETGAGVLEMAEAEYMLRIPGYATSIEDLEAIALRASASGAQLRLADVATVQLGPALRRGVAELNGEGEVVGGIIVMRAGANAQQVIAGVKQRLQDLEASLPEGLEIVTTYDRSGLIAAAVQTLERTLVKELLLVCFICALFLLHLPSAFVALLVLPLGVLLAYVLMRLGGISANIMSLGGIAIAIGAMVDGAMVMLENLHRHLESEDERSHWQRVQDAAQEVAPALFVSLCIITLSFVPVLSLGGQEGKLFAPLAWTKTFAMAAAALLAVTLVPVLMGLIVRGRPPKAAANPLNRWSASLYQPLLQWSVRHPRSVVFASALLALTALWPASQLGREFMPPLDEGDWMYMPTTRPGISVGKARELLQQTNRLIASVPEVETAFGKVGRAQTATDPAPLTMIETTIRFKPPEQWRDGLSLEDIRQDIRERVQVPGLSPAWVMPIRTRIDMLSTGVKTSLGLRISGPELKTIQSLGRQAEEILAALPQTASAYAEQVVGGRYVDIRPDRDALARFGLSMGQAQQLIRAAVGGVIVGQSVQGRERFPIQLRYPAHWRENPQALGELPLRTPLGQNIRLQQLAQIELRSGAPMIKSENARLGGWVLIEPRGSDIAGYVRTAQTALQRQLDLPSGYSMDWVGQYQSLQSAQRRLSLVIPLTLVLIAALLYALFRRATPVVVLLATLPVAAAGGVWLLWWLDYALSVAVAVGLIALAGVAIEIGVVMWTYLENDQRQAPQATSAAELNRLITHAAQRRLRPVLMTGLATIAGLLPIMVSSGTGAEVMQRIAAPMVGGMASTMLLVLVVLPAVFAWLAPRPN from the coding sequence ATGATTACCCGGCTGGTGCAGTGGTCTTTGCAGCAGCGCGGCTTGGTGTTACTTGGGAGTGCCCTAGCTTTGCTGCTGGGTGTATGGGCTTGGCAAAGCACGCCGGTGGATGCCATCCCCGATCTCAGTGAAACCCAGGTCATTATCCGCGCGACTTGGACAGGACAGGCTCCAGAGGTGGTCGAGCAGCAACTCACCTATCCCCTCACATCGGCTTTGCTTGGGGTCCCCGGTGCGCGCACGGTGCGCGGCTACTCCTTCTTTGGCGACGCTTATGTGTACGTGATTTTTGATGATCACACCGACCTTTACTGGGCGCGCTCCCGCGTGTTGGAGTCGCTCTCGCAGGTGCAATCACAATTGCCGCCGGAGGCCCAAACGCAGCTTGGCCCCGATGCGACCGGTGTGGGCTGGGTGTACGAATACGCCCTGGTAGATCGCAGTGGCGGGCATGATTTACATCAGCTCACCACCTTGCAGAACTGGACACTCCGTTATGCCTTGCAGGCAGTGCCTGGCGTGGCCGAGGTCGCCACTGTGGGCGGTATGGTGCAGCAGTATCAGGTGCAGGTGGATCCTCTGCGCTTACAGGCTTACAACCTCGAGCTGGAAACGGTCATTCGGGCCTTGGGCCAGGCCAGTGCGGAGACCGGAGCCGGCGTATTGGAAATGGCCGAAGCCGAGTACATGCTTCGCATCCCCGGCTACGCCACCAGCATCGAGGACCTGGAAGCCATCGCCTTGCGGGCTTCGGCAAGTGGCGCGCAGCTGCGTTTGGCGGATGTGGCCACGGTGCAGCTGGGCCCAGCGCTGCGTCGCGGCGTGGCCGAACTCAACGGTGAAGGTGAAGTTGTTGGCGGCATCATTGTGATGCGGGCCGGCGCCAATGCCCAGCAGGTCATTGCCGGGGTCAAGCAACGCTTGCAGGACCTGGAGGCGAGCTTGCCCGAAGGTCTGGAGATCGTGACCACCTATGATCGCTCGGGCCTGATCGCGGCTGCGGTACAGACCTTGGAGCGTACCCTCGTCAAGGAGCTTTTACTGGTGTGCTTCATTTGCGCACTGTTCCTGCTTCACTTGCCCTCCGCATTCGTGGCTTTGCTGGTGCTGCCCTTGGGCGTACTGCTGGCCTATGTGTTGATGCGGCTGGGCGGTATCAGCGCCAACATTATGTCCTTGGGCGGCATTGCCATTGCGATTGGCGCCATGGTGGATGGAGCCATGGTGATGTTGGAAAACCTGCATCGGCATCTAGAGTCAGAGGATGAACGCAGTCATTGGCAGCGCGTACAGGACGCTGCTCAGGAAGTGGCGCCGGCGTTATTCGTGTCCTTGTGCATCATCACCTTAAGTTTTGTGCCGGTGCTCAGCTTGGGTGGGCAGGAAGGCAAGTTATTCGCTCCTTTGGCCTGGACCAAAACCTTTGCCATGGCCGCCGCTGCTTTGCTGGCGGTGACCTTGGTGCCTGTACTCATGGGCCTGATTGTTCGGGGGCGGCCGCCGAAGGCTGCGGCCAACCCGCTGAATCGCTGGAGTGCATCGCTTTATCAGCCACTGCTCCAATGGAGTGTGCGCCACCCACGCAGCGTGGTGTTCGCGAGCGCATTGCTCGCGTTGACGGCGCTATGGCCGGCCAGTCAGTTAGGCAGGGAGTTCATGCCGCCCTTGGATGAGGGCGACTGGATGTATATGCCCACGACGCGGCCGGGTATTTCGGTGGGCAAGGCCCGCGAGTTATTGCAGCAAACCAACCGGCTCATTGCCTCAGTACCAGAGGTGGAGACGGCATTTGGCAAAGTCGGCCGCGCCCAAACCGCGACCGACCCAGCGCCGCTGACCATGATTGAAACCACAATTCGGTTTAAGCCGCCAGAGCAATGGCGTGACGGTCTGAGCTTGGAGGATATTCGCCAAGACATCCGCGAGCGTGTGCAAGTGCCAGGCCTTAGTCCCGCCTGGGTCATGCCTATTCGCACCCGTATCGATATGCTGTCCACCGGGGTCAAAACGTCACTGGGCTTACGTATTAGCGGCCCGGAACTAAAGACCATTCAAAGCCTGGGTCGTCAGGCTGAAGAGATTCTGGCTGCTCTACCGCAGACAGCCAGCGCCTATGCTGAGCAAGTTGTGGGTGGGCGCTATGTGGATATTCGACCCGACCGCGACGCTTTGGCCCGCTTCGGCTTGAGTATGGGCCAGGCTCAGCAGCTCATCCGCGCCGCTGTGGGCGGAGTGATCGTCGGGCAGAGCGTGCAGGGGCGAGAGCGGTTCCCGATTCAGCTGCGCTATCCCGCACATTGGCGTGAGAATCCTCAGGCCTTAGGCGAGTTACCGCTGCGAACTCCGCTAGGCCAGAACATTCGTTTGCAGCAGCTCGCGCAGATTGAACTGCGCTCCGGTGCGCCCATGATCAAAAGTGAGAATGCGCGTCTGGGCGGGTGGGTATTGATCGAACCGCGTGGCAGTGACATCGCGGGCTATGTGCGCACCGCGCAAACGGCTCTGCAACGGCAGTTAGATCTACCCTCTGGTTACAGCATGGACTGGGTGGGGCAGTACCAGTCCCTGCAAAGTGCGCAGCGGCGCTTGTCGCTGGTTATTCCGCTCACGCTAGTGCTGATTGCGGCGTTGCTCTATGCCTTGTTTCGCCGCGCGACGCCCGTGGTGGTCTTGCTGGCGACATTGCCTGTGGCAGCAGCTGGGGGCGTATGGCTGCTGTGGTGGTTGGACTACGCGTTATCGGTGGCGGTTGCCGTGGGCTTAATTGCTCTAGCCGGGGTGGCGATTGAGATTGGCGTGGTGATGTGGACCTATTTGGAAAACGATCAACGGCAAGCCCCACAGGCGACCTCCGCAGCCGAGCTAAATAGGCTGATTACCCACGCTGCGCAGCGCCGCCTCCGACCGGTGCTGATGACCGGGCTGGCGACCATCGCCGGCTTGCTGCCCATCATGGTTTCCAGCGGAACAGGCGCCGAGGTAATGCAAAGGATTGCGGCCCCCATGGTGGGCGGTATGGCAAGCACCATGTTGCTGGTTTTGGTGGTACTGCCCGCGGTTTTTGCCTGGTTAGCTCCGCGCCCCAACTGA
- a CDS encoding efflux RND transporter periplasmic adaptor subunit, whose product MSNRTQWQSWRQHRERLLSVLTCGAAVLALLPPAVLAKDGACPDGSAPEYWVAPMDPNYRRTQPGKSPMGMDLVPQCATHAALGSGVDLKIAAAVQQNLGLRTATVEHGVVQRALLVGGLLEWHPDLVEMVHVRAEGWITELAVSSPGAHVEQAQTLLRLFSPALATAEREFLAVANNAALRAAASMRLKALGYSPAQVEDLGERGAPAPTLDVLAPRRGLVWQLPVHQGEFVKPGTHVFTLVDPSQLWLALELPPSAVGMLVPGDEVELELPQRSIQTMTATVVRSAPSVDPLTRNLRVWVELNNTDGQLKAGEYALARIRRVLAHGLRIPRSAVIQRGGQDNRVIVAVGAEGFRVQPVELGAQGDEFVHVLGGLKPKDRVVRAGQFLIDSEANLDAEALRLRAAEPPQGRALAVIRGIDEQRRELVLEHADFEPVGEHGIRMPGMTMGFSLHPEVSLQGFGPGDSVAVLVDNPEAGVYRVLELERQP is encoded by the coding sequence ATGAGTAACCGAACACAATGGCAAAGCTGGAGGCAGCACCGAGAGCGGCTGCTGAGTGTGCTGACATGCGGCGCAGCGGTACTGGCACTGCTACCGCCAGCGGTACTCGCCAAGGACGGGGCTTGCCCCGATGGCAGTGCGCCGGAGTATTGGGTCGCGCCCATGGATCCCAACTACCGTCGCACACAGCCAGGGAAGTCGCCCATGGGTATGGACTTGGTCCCCCAATGTGCCACTCATGCCGCCTTGGGGAGCGGGGTCGATCTCAAGATTGCCGCCGCTGTGCAACAAAACCTAGGGCTGCGTACGGCGACGGTGGAGCATGGCGTGGTGCAGCGTGCATTACTGGTGGGCGGTTTGCTGGAGTGGCATCCGGATCTTGTCGAAATGGTGCATGTGCGCGCCGAAGGCTGGATTACGGAGCTTGCGGTAAGCAGCCCTGGTGCGCATGTGGAACAAGCCCAAACCTTGCTGCGGTTATTTTCTCCAGCACTCGCCACAGCCGAGCGTGAGTTTTTGGCCGTGGCTAACAATGCGGCCTTGCGGGCAGCAGCGTCCATGCGGCTAAAGGCGCTGGGTTATAGCCCAGCACAGGTGGAAGACTTAGGCGAGCGAGGAGCACCCGCACCCACCTTGGATGTACTGGCGCCGCGTCGTGGTTTGGTCTGGCAGCTACCCGTGCATCAAGGTGAGTTCGTCAAACCGGGGACGCATGTCTTTACTTTGGTCGACCCTAGCCAGCTATGGTTGGCTCTGGAGTTGCCTCCCAGTGCCGTCGGCATGCTGGTTCCAGGTGATGAGGTGGAGCTGGAGCTGCCCCAGCGCTCCATCCAGACTATGACCGCCACGGTGGTCCGCAGCGCCCCATCTGTAGACCCTCTCACCCGCAATCTGCGGGTTTGGGTGGAGCTCAACAACACCGATGGTCAACTCAAAGCCGGGGAATATGCGCTGGCCCGCATCCGGCGCGTGTTGGCGCATGGGCTGCGCATACCACGCTCTGCGGTCATCCAACGTGGTGGCCAAGATAACCGCGTCATTGTGGCGGTGGGCGCGGAAGGCTTTAGAGTGCAGCCGGTTGAGTTAGGCGCCCAGGGAGATGAGTTTGTCCATGTTCTCGGTGGTCTTAAGCCCAAGGATCGCGTGGTTCGCGCTGGCCAATTCCTGATTGACTCCGAAGCGAACCTGGATGCCGAAGCCTTGCGCCTGCGCGCCGCTGAGCCTCCTCAGGGACGCGCCTTAGCGGTGATTCGCGGCATCGATGAACAACGACGCGAGTTGGTATTGGAGCATGCCGATTTCGAGCCTGTGGGCGAGCATGGAATCCGCATGCCCGGCATGACCATGGGGTTTAGTCTTCACCCTGAGGTGAGTCTGCAAGGCTTTGGGCCTGGTGACTCGGTAGCAGTGCTGGTCGATAACCCTGAAGCGGGCGTGTATCGCGTGCTGGAACTGGAGCGGCAGCCATGA
- a CDS encoding TolC family protein — MVRIFWWGLCCWALSTATPVHAQSLAMSAYVQQVERAAVSLQLAEQNTRVAEGHAAASGRWADPQLSVGLAPESVAVPGLDTGAVVGLSQALPWPQTLRSERARAQAKLVEQQAVQRQQELMLQLQARQAYAQWWYVHQAIAANAEQQQLLADLLQAARGAYSSGATMSQARLLRLGLRLTQREQQALDLEAQRKALAGHMNALRNQAVDHPLPPPSGLPQLPALPATEQLRAALVHAHPQLAGLQARAEAAEHAQDLARRNYRPDFRLQLQYLQTLPREENRTQVGLSFNVPLGQEKRDGALRAARAQRYAAELAEEDALNQLLAELSAVLAQERAAERSVALLRSSALPMAEDALQAARAAFMSGQGDLQAVLDAEADRIEVVLDLARSRAQHCQQRFALAQLTAGRWEEQLWNEGSEEGRP; from the coding sequence ATGGTGAGAATATTTTGGTGGGGCCTGTGCTGCTGGGCTCTGAGTACAGCGACGCCGGTTCATGCGCAATCGCTGGCCATGTCGGCTTATGTGCAGCAAGTAGAGCGGGCCGCTGTGTCTTTACAGCTCGCTGAGCAAAACACTCGCGTGGCCGAAGGTCATGCGGCGGCTAGCGGCCGTTGGGCTGATCCTCAGCTGAGTGTGGGCCTGGCCCCCGAGTCCGTCGCCGTGCCCGGTTTAGACACTGGTGCCGTGGTGGGTTTGAGTCAGGCCTTGCCCTGGCCTCAAACGCTGCGCAGTGAACGTGCTCGCGCTCAAGCAAAGCTGGTAGAGCAACAGGCAGTGCAGCGACAGCAAGAGCTCATGCTGCAACTGCAGGCACGACAGGCTTATGCGCAGTGGTGGTACGTGCACCAAGCCATCGCGGCCAATGCGGAGCAGCAGCAGTTGCTAGCAGATTTGTTGCAGGCGGCGCGGGGTGCCTATAGCAGTGGCGCCACAATGTCCCAGGCCAGATTACTGCGCTTGGGTTTGCGCCTGACGCAGCGTGAGCAGCAGGCCCTGGACCTAGAAGCCCAGCGCAAAGCATTGGCTGGGCATATGAACGCCTTGCGCAATCAGGCCGTCGATCATCCGCTGCCGCCGCCAAGCGGATTGCCGCAGTTGCCGGCTTTACCAGCCACCGAGCAGCTGAGGGCTGCCTTGGTACACGCTCACCCTCAATTGGCGGGGCTACAGGCTAGAGCGGAGGCCGCAGAACATGCTCAGGATCTTGCGCGCCGGAACTACCGGCCCGATTTTCGTTTGCAGCTGCAGTACTTGCAGACGCTGCCGCGGGAAGAAAACCGTACCCAAGTGGGCCTGAGCTTCAATGTGCCCTTGGGGCAGGAGAAGCGAGATGGTGCTTTGCGTGCCGCCCGTGCGCAGCGCTATGCCGCGGAGTTGGCGGAAGAAGATGCACTGAACCAGTTACTAGCTGAGCTTAGCGCGGTGCTGGCTCAAGAGCGTGCGGCCGAGCGCAGCGTGGCATTGCTGCGCAGCAGCGCCCTGCCGATGGCTGAAGATGCGCTGCAGGCAGCGCGAGCCGCCTTTATGAGCGGCCAGGGGGATTTGCAGGCCGTGCTCGACGCCGAGGCGGATCGCATTGAGGTGGTGCTCGACCTAGCACGGAGCCGGGCACAGCATTGTCAGCAGCGCTTCGCCTTGGCCCAGCTTACCGCGGGGCGCTGGGAGGAGCAGCTTTGGAACGAAGGAAGTGAGGAAGGCCGGCCATGA